The proteins below come from a single Arthrobacter caoxuetaonis genomic window:
- a CDS encoding SPFH domain-containing protein: MFALVAIAIVFIAILGYAASRLRTVAPDEVLVIVKMGSTKSGADGVRDSSNDTIAFAGKVLVLPVVQQDFRLSLKQRQVELTVTGPDKNFINVSVLASLNFKLADSEADIRKSAQRFLTHTDQQLETSIQNSLEGSLRSIIGSMTVQEINSDRAKFMDAVLNTAKAELAEQGIQVDILNIKDIKTNDQKYWENLSKPETERAAQIAAVAASEAKQIMEAARVAQEEQTARLDKDLAVKKAAFQTEKDTQQAIADAANDLAKAQQDVEIARLQRVALAEEALVKEQQLDISEKKPADAAAYAARVHAEGLRDAAKADAEGRAYEKRTMAEAEKAATVLEASGRAESMQVEAIAEAKATELKGEAEGKSIKAIGTATAEAEKAKADALTGYTGEAIAYVLAENMPSIMAANARAVAAIDNYTVISTDGASDATKQVTRMGTEAMASLKAMTGVDLTAFLGNIAGGALAGKTAAAAGTTVAEAPQEQAAA; encoded by the coding sequence GTGTTCGCACTCGTAGCCATCGCCATCGTCTTCATCGCCATCCTTGGCTATGCGGCCTCCCGCCTGCGCACAGTCGCCCCGGATGAGGTCCTGGTCATTGTGAAGATGGGTTCCACCAAGTCCGGCGCCGACGGCGTCCGCGACTCCTCCAACGACACCATCGCGTTCGCCGGCAAGGTCCTCGTCCTGCCGGTCGTCCAGCAGGACTTCCGCCTGTCCCTGAAGCAGCGCCAGGTGGAACTGACCGTCACCGGCCCGGACAAGAACTTCATCAACGTCTCCGTCCTGGCATCGCTGAACTTCAAGCTGGCCGACTCCGAAGCCGACATCCGCAAGTCGGCCCAGCGGTTCCTGACCCACACGGACCAGCAGCTGGAGACCTCCATTCAGAACTCCCTGGAAGGCTCCCTGCGCTCGATCATCGGCTCGATGACCGTCCAGGAGATCAACTCGGACCGGGCCAAGTTCATGGACGCGGTCCTGAATACCGCCAAGGCGGAGCTGGCCGAGCAGGGTATCCAGGTCGACATCCTGAACATCAAGGACATCAAGACCAACGACCAGAAGTACTGGGAGAACCTCTCCAAGCCCGAAACTGAGCGCGCCGCCCAGATCGCAGCCGTTGCCGCCTCCGAAGCGAAGCAGATCATGGAAGCAGCCCGCGTAGCCCAGGAAGAGCAGACCGCCCGCCTGGACAAGGACCTGGCAGTGAAGAAGGCAGCCTTCCAGACCGAGAAGGACACCCAGCAGGCCATCGCCGACGCTGCCAACGATTTGGCGAAGGCCCAGCAGGACGTCGAAATCGCACGTCTGCAGCGCGTTGCCCTGGCCGAGGAAGCCCTCGTGAAGGAGCAGCAGCTGGACATCAGCGAAAAGAAGCCGGCCGACGCCGCGGCCTACGCTGCCCGTGTTCATGCTGAAGGTCTGCGTGACGCAGCCAAGGCCGACGCCGAAGGCCGTGCCTATGAGAAGAGGACCATGGCCGAGGCTGAGAAGGCAGCAACGGTCCTGGAAGCATCCGGCCGCGCCGAGTCCATGCAGGTCGAAGCCATCGCCGAAGCCAAGGCGACCGAGCTGAAGGGCGAAGCGGAAGGCAAGTCGATCAAGGCGATCGGTACCGCAACCGCCGAAGCTGAGAAGGCCAAGGCCGACGCACTGACCGGTTACACCGGAGAGGCAATCGCCTACGTGCTGGCCGAGAATATGCCTTCAATCATGGCGGCCAATGCCCGCGCCGTTGCAGCTATCGACAACTACACGGTGATCTCCACGGACGGCGCCTCGGACGCCACCAAGCAGGTCACCCGCATGGGCACCGAAGCCATGGCGTCCCTGAAGGCAATGACAGGGGTGGACCTGACCGCCTTCCTGGGCAACATCGCCGGGGGAGCCCTCGCAGGCAAGACTGCAGCCGCTGCCGGAACCACGGTCGCCGAAGCACCGCAGGAACAGGCCGCGGCATAG